From Candidatus Schekmanbacteria bacterium, one genomic window encodes:
- a CDS encoding transposase family protein, protein MMNIERIFKNERLMLAITGLNAKEFNALLPIFSKIWQQKKIEQHNLNSTGKRALGGGRKGFLKTIPEKLLFILFYYKCYPTYDVMSFFYECNRSNAFHRQEELSKILELALGKKLVLPKRQMRNVEDFFKAFPEAREVFIDGTERPIQRPKNKDKQKNNYSGKKKRHTVKNIIIADKNKRIGFLGKTSNGKEHDFTLLKDQSPPDYIPKIIKKHLDLGFLGFDKQFPGHKISIPKRKPKNKNLSQFAKKQNKKKSSLRVLVENALAGVKRLRITTDVFRNRKEGFDDQAMFVSCGLWNYHLSMR, encoded by the coding sequence ATGATGAATATTGAACGTATCTTTAAAAATGAACGTTTAATGCTAGCCATAACAGGCTTAAATGCCAAAGAATTTAATGCTTTATTGCCCATATTCTCTAAAATTTGGCAACAGAAAAAGATTGAACAGCATAACCTTAACTCTACAGGAAAACGGGCTCTTGGCGGAGGCAGAAAAGGATTCTTAAAAACCATCCCGGAAAAACTGCTTTTTATCCTTTTTTACTATAAATGTTATCCTACCTACGATGTTATGAGTTTCTTTTATGAATGTAATCGTTCCAATGCCTTTCACAGGCAAGAAGAATTAAGCAAAATATTAGAGTTAGCCTTAGGTAAAAAGCTGGTTCTGCCCAAGCGACAAATGAGAAACGTGGAGGATTTTTTTAAAGCGTTTCCAGAAGCCAGGGAAGTGTTCATTGACGGAACAGAAAGACCGATTCAGAGACCAAAAAACAAGGATAAACAGAAAAATAACTATTCCGGCAAAAAGAAACGCCATACCGTAAAGAACATTATTATTGCCGACAAGAATAAACGAATAGGATTTCTAGGCAAAACTTCCAATGGCAAGGAGCATGATTTCACTCTTTTAAAAGATCAGTCTCCACCTGATTATATTCCCAAAATAATCAAGAAGCATTTAGATTTAGGGTTTTTAGGATTCGATAAGCAGTTTCCCGGACATAAGATATCTATACCTAAAAGAAAGCCGAAAAACAAGAATTTATCTCAATTTGCCAAAAAACAAAACAAGAAAAAATCAAGCCTAAGAGTCTTAGTGGAGAATGCTTTGGCCGGAGTCAAGAGATTAAGAATAACTACTGATGTGTTCAGAAACAGGAAAGAAGGGTTTGACGATCAGGCAATGTTTGTCTCCTGTGGGCTCTGGAATTACCATCTATCTATGAGATAA